The Strix uralensis isolate ZFMK-TIS-50842 chromosome 4, bStrUra1, whole genome shotgun sequence genomic interval GTCCATGCACGTTGTATATACTGGTTTTACTAATCTACTGGATCTCTTGAATGATTTATAAGATCCAATTATGCTTTAACACTTAAAATGATACCACTATGAAATCACTCTTTCTGCTTtcattaaaatagtaaaaatgtcTGTTACATGAAAGAAAACACTGGACATATATCATGACATGTCACTGTGGCTAACAGCTGGTAAATTATAAGGCAGCAACAAACGACCTTTTATAATTGTATTCACACATCCTCTGGATGAGTCCTGTTGTCCATACAAACCCTGAGCAGTTAACAGCTACTAATGAACTCTTCACTCTGCACCACCTTTGATGCTTGCTTTCTCATTCTCAACCTTGTTTTCTTATGTCTTCATTAAATACTAACAAGCAGAAGAGTTATCCATTTATAACTAGTAATTGGAATATTTTATTACTATAACCAAAACATCTCAtgcattgtatttttaaaattttctactATATCTCCTGTAAAAGCAAGTCTCTTAGCTTCAGTGGGAATCTACATATTACAGAGAATGAATTTTCCCAGCTATACATGTTGTGTTTTTAGAATGATGACCATTGCACAATAAAAGATAGATACGGTTTTACTACCTACATCCTGATATTCTCTCTTACCATGATTTCAGTACCAGTATGACCAAATCAAGATTGAAGACAAGTTCTCTAACAGAATTCAGGAATCTGTAAGATCAATAACTGTATTTGTGACTATGGGCTTTGGCATTTTACATCACCTCTGTGTGGCTTGCCCAAGCCTGTCCAGCTGACTGTAATGACAGTTGCACCTGCCTCTGCAAGAGTTAAATTAGAGCTTCCTTTCCATgctaattttatgttttaatgtaattaaaagatTAATAACTTCCTGGGAAAAGGAGCTTGCCTGAAATCTGCTACCTGCTCTCAGCAAGTGTTGCCCTATGAGTTGAAGATGGTCCAAGCCCCTTGAGCTTGATATGCAATTATACGTAAGGGGACTTTATTGCCATTTTTTACTTCTTCTACACTTCTTTCACTCAGGCTCTATACTGATATTCTCCACTTTTCGCTGCCCTCTCCTCCACTCAATTTTAGAGTGTCCTTAAATATAACAACAGAATCCAATACTTTCCTACTACATAAAtatcttttttctcatttccaagTGTTGCCTCTtgcaagaaaactttttttattttctttgctttaaaccTTTTTCATATGTGGCAAGATGCCATCCTAGGAACAGCAGCTTGTTTTGTGCTTTCTGTTCAGCACACTCCCTAGTGCCCCATTTTGAAAGTCCTTCTCTCATAGGAAGAGCCTTTTTATAAACCACTTACCCATCCAGCAGAATTACATGATGAGTTTTCCTCAGCTGCTTCATTGGTAGATTCATTTGTCCCATGAAGTTCTGCAACCTCAAGCATCTGCTCTTCCTGATGCCTTTCAGCGAGCACAGGAAGTTGTGCAGAACCTGAGCAAAAACCAAGGTACAGTCACTGCTTGCTCACTGTCCATTTCCAGAGTCACAGTGGTACCCTACGTGAGCTCTATGAAGCTCTGAAATGAAGAGTGCAGAGTCCTTGTGTAGCTAGGTTTGATGACAGGCGCTAGAGCAGTATTCAGCTTGCAGATGAGATGAACTATCTTCACGTTTCCGAACAGGCCTCATGCGATGGAGAGCCAGTCAATAGAGTTTGTGCCATGAAAGCTGGTTGAGAGAACTGATCAGCTCACCCTTAAGTAAACACCTACAATGGATCATATCATGCAGTTGCCTGTGTCGACTCCAGTGACCGAAATAGAAGCTTAGGGACTTCACTTGTCTAAATCCCCTCCCCCTGCTTTTTTAATCTGCAAGTTGAATTGCATCTCAAGTCATAGATATTGCACCTATATCCCCAACAGTTCACAAGCTGAGTAAGCCTCACATTCCAACCATAATACTCATTCTACAGTTACTTAGGAGGGTTCCTTAGGTTATATGTCACTGCTCTGTACCCACTGCCCGCAGGTGTCCTACATTTATGCTTGTTCTGTACCCTTGCCAttcactgttcttttttcttgtgaCTTTTTCCATCCTTCATTTCAGGATTTTTGCAAAAACCAAAAACTAATACTTAGTTAAAAAATTCACAGCTTGAAAAACATAGCTCAGAACAAAGTCCCCAAGGCCGGGTCTCTCGGATGTCACTTCCAGGTGTCACTACCAGGAGTAAGACTATGATGCAGAGCTAAGTTCTGGCTCCTCACTTTTTCAGTCTGCTAAGAAATTATCAGAATTGATATCCTTCAATATGCTAGCCAGGCCAAGATCTTCAGCCTAAGTGATCATTCTTCTTCAAAAGGTAAATAATGGAGGCAAATAGCTGTAAGAACACCCACTTGAACTATAAGCTGTGCCTCTGATCCCTCCTCTCAGCTTGAGGTCCAGCTTGAGGTGCCCCTAGCAGATCAGGACCAGGTGAGCAAGCGTTATACACTGAAATTCCTCTTAGTGATGTCTCTTAAGTGCACCTGTCTGGCCATCTCAGAACAAACACCTAACTTAGAGAGTATGTGTTAATGGAAATATTGTCACTCACCAGCAAGTTTTGagtgctgtttctttttatagCAAAGATACAAGCTTCCCACTACCACTAAGAAAGGAATGACGGTCCATATTGCCAAGTCTCTTTTTTTCAATGAGTGAGTTTCTgcaattatatattttaaataaagttatgTACTATTCAAAGATACAATAGAAGAACAACaccatagcaaaaaaaaaaaaaaaaaattaaaattaaaagtaactTCAGGAGTGAATCTGTCCATCCCCCCAACCAGGTGCAAGGTCATCTATAGTTTACCATTTCTGAGGGATGCATGCCTGATGAACAGTAACATCAATCCCTCCTATAGCTCCTGAAGTTTGacagtttcccccccccccggtgtctAATCTGAGTCCTTTCTGCTTGTACTTTAAGGTTATTACTACTTGACCAAGTAAGAGATCAATCACTCAACTCATTGTAGAAGCTCAGATTATTTTAACTAACAGTGTTTTACATTCATTTATCCCATTTTGAACAGTACTTCATTCATTCTCTGCCACTGATGTTTTCTAAATCTTTGATAATTTTTGTGCTTCCCTTCAGACTACCTGTTAGCCAATAGTGTAAAATAGTGTCCGAAACTGGACTGTGCTGGATGAATGTAAAGGTTACTTCCCATGAGTTCTCCAGTTGATGTACGAGAGATATTTGGTAATGTTAAAAGTCTAGTCAGAGCTAGTCCTCTAGTCTTTCTCTACAGTTTAGAGGTagaaagagagaggcagagatCATCATCAAGTAGTGATGCAGTGTCTTGAGACAGTCGTGTAACAAgtgaagtaaattattttctatgtaTGTCTCACTCTATTCATAATTTAAGGTGAAACATACCTCACTGCTATTGCTGAAAAATTTAATTGTGTTTGAATACTCATAGTATTAATGTTTTTCAATGCTTAATTCAGAATTAGGACCTTAAGTTGCTCTCCTGTAAAGTTTACCCTATGACTATAACAAAATAAGGAGACACAGCCTACACAAAATATTCTGTCACAACAACTTTATGGACACAAATCCTTATAAATATAGAGCCCATACTGCTCTATCTTCCATATTGATTTATCTCCTGCTTTTTATTAAGAACttgtaataaaaagataaaatgattAGTAAAGGGTACATATTACAGAACAGAGTAACCATGTGATTGTTTCAGCTGCTCCTTACCACAAGGCAGATTAATTCACATCCAGCCTACCAAATCCCTTCTGAGAAGGAATTGTGTTTGGGTCTCCTGTGAAACACACAGCTGATGCACAGCTTTTTTGTAAACCTTAACTAATAATCCCTATTAGCAAACCCttatagaagaaaacaaacactacACTGGGGGTATTAAGGCAGAGATCTTAAGTCAACTGTCATTAAGAGCCATTCAGGTTCTCTCTGTGTTTGTCTCATTCATCCTGACATCCACAGCATTGAGGGAGGGatgtgggggagggaggaaatgtATAAAATAGTTCAAACTGAAGAATCTTTATGGTGACAAGTTGAACAGCATGCATATCTTGGTGCTAGCTTACCTTTCTCTTCAACAGTCACTGTTGTCCCATTTCCacatattttcttacagaaaggtATTTCAATAATTATCTCACAGTAGTAAAATCCAGTGTCATTTACATTGGCAGATTTTATCACTAGCACATCCTTGCTTTCACAGGTGATGTTTGATACATAAAAAAGTTTTGATGATATAGTTTTGGTGATGTTCTCTTTATTAACAAGATACCAGCTTATTCTATACCTCTCAATAGATTTTTCCCAAATACAGGCAATTTCAGTGTAGTCTCCAGTTGATAGATGTATTTTCTCCGGTGTTTGGATGACTGTTAAATTGTTGGAACTTGTACCTAGTGGAGAAATACACACAGATTTAGAAGTTAAAGCAGCAAAGAGATGTCATTACAGCTGTAATGTCTACAATCACAATATTTAAAATCATACTGTAAAATCAGTATGATTACTTCTAATCTGGTGTGCTAAAGCCCTCCATCATTGTTGGTGTGCAATAAATGAAGATCTTCTGTGTGCTCGCTGAtatgcttattttttattttcagtaaaaagcTTTTTATAATAGAGATAGAGTCTGAAGCATATTAAACAATTTAAAGATAAAGAATGACCAAAAGGAGTCATCCAGAATGATTCATTAGTGAATAGTGAAAGACTcatcaagatgaaaaaaaaatccgcTACGACGTTTGTTCACTGTGGTGGAGTTCTTGTCCTGTACTGCTTCTAGTTAGTGACAAATGCACAGCATTTCTGAGGTGGgttctttaattttgtttaaacttCTTTCATTAAGTTTTTGCTGACAAGTAGTTTATAGCATCAATTTCATCTCCTTAGTTTAATAAGTATACAATATGCCACACAGATCAGAGTTGTCTCATCAGGTCTGTTGCCTGGCTTTTAGCTAAGGCTGACTCGGATAGTGTTAGAGGAAACTGAACCTTTTACTCTTTTCCTGCTTTGAATCTCTTTATCACTTACTGTCCACATGCTAAGTGATCTACATGAGATACCGTGCAAcactgttcaaaatattttattctgaaggGCAACAGCTATGTGAATAtcacataacttttttttttattctaatgaCATTGACGTTCATCACAAAAGTGCTAATCCTATAAAAGCCATTCCCATGACTGCTGAGACCATTAGTTTCATATGTTGCATAAAGagttataatttccttttttctagaATTTACACTATTAAAGAACTACTTATAATGAGAGTAAACTGCATGACTTACTTTCAAATTTTATCCTGTTTGTAACTCAGGCACATTTCACACCAACATGTAAGTAATGGGATTATTTTGCCCCTGTCTGGTCCTAAAATGGCATCTGATAAGTTTTATGAGAATTATGcaaataaacttttttcctttgtccttaGAAAAAGACACATATTCATCATACTGAAAGGAGTTAGGTGATTTTTTCCACAATGCAGCACTTGACAACTTGCAGAGAACAATATGAACAGTATAGGGGTAatataaacagcagaaaaaataagggaaagaaTTGATGTAGTGTGTAAATGACAATTTAGAAGCTGTTCAAATGTCAAAGAACTGATCACTAATCGATCACTGatcactgaaaaatctttttgtcCTTGCTTAATTTCTtaatctctccctctcctttgttccatttttaaatttatactgAACACCTTCAGTATTATCCAGTGGAATTTGTATTGAATAAGAAACATGAAACCTTATCTGCTTTGTATTTCCGTACCTACATGATCTAGAACAAAACCTCcttagcattttaaaattctacaTTCAGTGTTTGTCACAATAAATATTCAAGTCTGAAGGTCTAAGAAAAATGGTGCTTTCATTAACGTAACATCATCTCGCGTGTCAAAGTATACAATTTGTTCCTCTAGACTTTTTCTACAACAATCTGTTTGTGAAGAGGCTTTTTGATTCcccattcattttaatttatgaaaatacagttaACATTCTCCTTGTCTCACACTGAATTCTGTTTGAGGTGGATATACTGCAAGAAGTTTTTTAAATCCAGCTCAAGAATTACAGGTGACTAactataaacaaaacaaagaaaataaatggcacTTACCTAAAAAGCCAAAACACATTGTTAAAAGAAGTGCCAGTGAAAATACGATCATCACGCAGAATTATTAGCACTTGCATCAAGGTGTCTTTGCTGAAGATCAGCGAAACAACAAATGAAAGCATGTCAGGTTTATAGGTTAACTTCCTCTTCCCTCATGTGGTGAAGATGATAGAAACCTACATGCAACCCAAATTTTCCCTACACTCTTTGAAACTGCCATCATAGATATGCCTGTTTTAGAGCCCAGCCATCCTGTCTGAAATCAgaacatttcttctttaaattttaaattgtgtCCCAGCTGGTTACCTTTCAACACTAGATTAGCCTCTCTTCTGATATGACACAAAGGACTGCTTATCTGTACTGAAAGTCGTCTCATGTGAATGTTTGCCATTGCAAATTCTGAAATCTTTCCTTTAAAGGCATTTTATGAAAATGAGACTTTAGCTACTGTGTACATGCTTGTCAGCAGCCTCTTCCAGCCAACCTTCTTATCCAAAGCCAAAGAGATTATGACTGTACATAGATTATACTGATGCCAAGTATTACTCCTGTCTTTCTTTATCACAAATTTCATTATCTTGATGAAATCTTGCCTaaatttttcccttctgtgagaagtattttcctactttttcctTAGCAGTAGCATAGCTCCATTGGCAGAAGCAATGGAGGAAGGCTGAGTTTGGAGATCACACTTGCAATAGCCCCAGCATTCCACACACCAGTGGGAAACATTCTAGGACACTACCCCATGTATGCAACGTGTCTCACCATTACTTCTATGAGTGAAGTTGCATTAATGCAATATCAGTGCCACGTATATTAACTAATATGCTTGTTTAGAGAAGATTATAAGTAGGGGTTATAAGTAGGGGTTAAATAACATGATCTACAGTTACGTCATCAAGGACAATGTTGAAAGTAATTTgtcttcaattattttaaaaaattctacaACTATAGATAACTGTATGCTGTTTAATGTTCTCCAGTACTGATATTTGGCTCCAACCCAGAATCACTTACATTGCCTGACCAAAGAAGTGGAAGACAAAACATTGCTTCCATTTTCTCAATTTATCATTTTATTGCCTGGACAGATGTTTCAAATGCAAAGGTACTAGGCCTGATGAAATTGTTCCACAAACATGTTCAGTTGGATAACATCAAAACTGCAATGACAGaacttaaaaagaattttaaaaaatcagatagAACATGCTGAGAACATGAATCAGTTAAATTAAGAACTTGATAAGAACCTGCCAACCACAAAACTTCTTAGAACTAACATCAGGTTTTAGCAGTACTGAGCAGGCATCCAGAACAGCTGAACTGCAATTTGTAAGGAAGACAGCCACATTTAAAGCCTAAAGCATCCTGCCCATTTGTCAGCAACAAAAGCATGATGCATCAGCTCACCTGCTTCTCAGTGTCAACTTTACAGAAGCAGTTTCCAGTGTCGTTTAGATTGCcaagtaaaattaaaaatgagacaaTAGCAAATATAAATGTCACAAAGTGCTATAGGCTATCCCCATTTCTGATGGTACCTAGCTGACTTAGTTATCACTTTTAAGAGTTAGTGAGGACATGACAAATACCTTTAAATTCAAGTGAAAGAAAGGATATATTAAAGCAAACAATTTATACTTAAGGatattatttaattatattaaataattctGTTAGCATTGACATTCATGCTGTCTTTGGTACTACTGATCAAAGATGTAGAATAAATGAAGTATGCGTGTGtaaattcaagagaaaaactAGTTTCTCTTATATTTAAATATCTACATTTGTGCATTTAGTGTTGAGTTATGCAGTTAGCAGCTCCAGCATGCAAAATATCTTGTCTAGAAAGTAGGTGAAGTTTTTTGAGTAGTGCTGACAGCAGCTTATATTTACTTTGAAAGATACTTTGGTTGTAATCCAAAGCACCTACTGTCAGAGATTAAATGAGCTAGTACACAGAAAAAGGGATTGGGAAAAAAGTGTGGTTTTAGCCCTGGTTACTTCATTGTACCGTTTTACAACACAACCCCACAAACTCTCATCACAGTGCTACTTGAGTGGGTGACAGAATTTCTTAAGCCAGTTTTGCTGTCAGGATAAGCGCATCAGGCAAAACGACTATGTGGGTCAGGAAAGCGTCTACAACATAAAGATCcttttaagttttgttttctttctccaactTGATCTTAGTTAACCTTGGAAACTGCATCAATGAATTTGGATTCTGTAAATGTGTAACTTTACTTATCTGTGTGCTGGAGATGATTGCAGAGCAGCTGCTCAGCGCAGAGGTACTCTGTTCTTAGAGGCAGTGATAGTTATAAGCATCTTCTGGATGCTTTGCACAAACCTGCCTTCCCAAAACTTTTGTCTGTGGTGTTCAAAGAACGCCAGTGGAGCcatactgaaaaatacatttgaaacttTTAAACAAAGAGAATGTCTacctgctccctcctccttcctgtATGTCAGGCTTGCTTGAGAGCTTCTAACACAAGTATTAATGAGACAGCAGCATTTTTGAGGTGTTACTGTCAGCTGTCAAAGTTTATTAATCTACAGCAACATTGAGGAGACTATGTGTGAAACCCAAGTGAGTTTGTAATTATGCTGCATTGGAATAAGAAGATGGAGCAAAAactctttacattttttttgttaaggaaatttaatctgaaatttgagttgaaataaaattctgaagtACTAAGTCAAAGACATGTTAtcagattctttttaaaaacaagttttaattCACATTTGCCTTTTCAAGATCTTCTTCAAATCATAACAAAGACTTCAGGAAGTTGCAGATGTGCCAAAAGAAAGTTCTGGTGAAAATGGAAATTTGACTTCTGTTGTGCCTAACTCATGAATCTTCCCCTCTTCCAACTCAAACACAAGGTGGAAAGCACACTATCACTTGGGATTTTTATCCAATACCTAACTTCAGTGTAACAGACCTCATAATTTCTCACAACAGTCAGTGGCATTCTATGTGTTCTGTATGATACATACATGTTATTAATTTTGTCCAgccacaacacaaaaaaccccaccaaaaccttAATTTGCTATTGACTGTAAGACTCTTCTTGGCACACTTATTTAGTAGCACAGGAAAAACACACCTAATTTATTTTCAACTGTGAATAATAAATTATGTCTCAGTTGGAAAAACAGCTCCACAGCACAAATGGACTGACAAAAGAAATATCGAATTGTGGATACCACaatcactttaaaaattatttttaagagtgcAAGTGATTCTTTTACCTGCTCTAGTAAATAAAGAAGTAAGTGAACTGCAAAAATGTCCTTTCAAAATAGCAGCTATGTAATTTTTAcgcaatagaaaaaaaatggtcAGGGTACTGGCATCAATACATTCATCAGCAGGACTTTCTCAAACAAGATATATGCCATCATGAAAGGGCAACCATTTTCTTTAGCTTTTAGGTTTGCACCTGGTTTAATGTAAAATAAAGGTTATGAATTAACTTTTCCTAGAAAgcaaaaaaactaacaaaaaatgtatttctcttgtGAGTCCAAAGAACTAATATGTACATTTCAGCAATGTGGATGTAACTAGGAGTATTTGAGATAGAACAGGGCAATGGGAAGGAAAGCGGAGTATAACAAACCCAACCATGTGTTTGCCAAGTAGGGGGAAAATCTGGCATCTTCAGTGGttggaaatattttcctctctacTTTGCAACTGAGGCTCACATTTTTGCTATCCAAGCCATATCAGATGCTGAGCAATGCTAGAGCCTAGAGCCAacaaagaaaacatgacaaaGTGGCCTTGGGCACTGACAAAGGAAATGGTAAAACAGGGTGTACTGAGAGCCGCTCTTTGTCTCTGGACACAAACAGGACTCCACCAGCTCTCAAGGACATTCATGCCTCTAGTCCTCAAAATTACATACAATGATGGAACAAATATAATTTGGCTTTCCAGGCAAGATCTCCCACAAGACCCAGAACAGCAGCATCTTGGAGGGTCTGCAGCCAGAAGCTGTGGACAAAATAAGCTGTTATCAGAAGATTCTGCATTTCAGACTTCTTCTATCAGTTTCACCCTGACTGCTTGTCACTTCaaagaaccacagaatcacagaatcatctaggttggaaaggaccttgaagatcatctagtccaaccattaacctagcactgacagttcccaactacaccatatccctcagcgctatgtcaacccacctcttgaacacctccagggatggggactccaccacctccctgggcagcccattccaacgcctaacaacccgttctgtaaagaaatgtttcctaatatccagtctaaaccttccctggcgcaacttgaggccattccctcttgtcctatcgcttgttacttggttgaagagactcatccccagctctctgcaacctcctttcaggtagctgtagagggcgatgaggtctcccctcagcctcctcttctccagactaaacaaccccagttccctcagccgctcctcgtacgacatgtgctccagaccctgcaccagcttcgttgcccttctctggacacgctcgagtaattcaatgtcctttttgtagtgaggggcccaaaactgaacacaggaatcgaggtgcagcctcaccagtgccgagtacaggggtaagatcccttccctgtccctgctggccaagctatttctgatacaagccaggatgccattggccttcttggccacctggg includes:
- the LOC141942082 gene encoding uncharacterized protein LOC141942082 isoform X2, translated to MIVFSLALLLTMCFGFLGTSSNNLTVIQTPEKIHLSTGDYTEIACIWEKSIERYRISWYLVNKENITKTISSKLFYVSNITCESKDVLVIKSANVNDTGFYYCEIIIEIPFCKKICGNGTTVTVEEKETHSLKKRDLAIWTVIPFLVVVGSLYLCYKKKQHSKLAGSAQLPVLAERHQEEQMLEVAELHGTNESTNEAAEENSSCNSAGWVVSTLYESLDSFCNE
- the LOC141942082 gene encoding uncharacterized protein LOC141942082 isoform X1; amino-acid sequence: MIVFSLALLLTMCFGFLGTSSNNLTVIQTPEKIHLSTGDYTEIACIWEKSIERYRISWYLVNKENITKTISSKLFYVSNITCESKDVLVIKSANVNDTGFYYCEIIIEIPFCKKICGNGTTVTVEEKETHSLKKRDLAIWTVIPFLVVVGSLYLCYKKKQHSKLAGSAQLPVLAERHQEEQMLEVAELHGTNESTNEAAEENSSCNSAGWGCEGNLVSQNLNQGCVYTL